A genomic region of Mus musculus strain C57BL/6J chromosome 7, GRCm38.p6 C57BL/6J contains the following coding sequences:
- the Vmn2r40 gene encoding vomeronasal 2, receptor 40 isoform X1, translating into MFIFMRVFFLLNITLLMANFIGPRCFWRINLDEIMDEYLGLSCAFILAAVQTPTEKDYFNKTLNFLKTTTNHKYALALVFAMDEINRNPDLLPNMSLIIRYALGHCDGKTVTPTPYLFHKRKKSPIPNYFCNEESMCSFLISGPNWKVSLSFWDYLDSFLSPRILQLTYGPFSSIFSDDEQYPYLYQMAPKDTSLALAMVSFIHYFNWNWIGLVIPDDDQGNQFLLELKKQSENKEICFAFVKMISVDDVSFPQNTEMYYNQIVMSSTNVIIIYGETYNFIDLIFRMWEPPILQRIWITTKQLNFPTRKKDISHGTFYGSLTFLPHHGEISGFKNFVQTWFHLRNTDLYLLMQEWKYFNYVSSASNCKILKNNSSDASFNWLMEQKFDMTFSENSHNIYNAVHAIAHALHEMNLQHADNQAIDNGKGASSHCLKVNSFLRRAYFTNPLGDKVFMKQRVIMQDEYDIIHFGNLSQHLEIKMKLGKFSPYLPHGRHSHLYVDMIELATGRRKMPSSVCSAECSPGFRRLWKEGMAACCFVCSPCPENEISNETTLVLCVFVKHHDTPIVKANNRSLSYLLLMSLMFCFLCSFFFIGLPNRAICVLQQITFGIVFTVAVSTVLAKTVIVVLAFKVTDPGRRLRNFLVSGTPNYIIPICSLLQCVLCAIWLAVSPPFVDIDEHTLHGHIIIVCNKGSDTAFYCILGYLACMALGSFSLAFLAKNLPDTFNEAKFLTFSMLVFCSVWVTFLPVYHSTKGKHMVAVEIFSILASSAGILGCIFVPKIYIILMRPERNSTQKIREKSYF; encoded by the exons aaaaacaactaCAAACCACAAATATGCTTTGGCATTGGTGTTTGCAATGGATGAAATCAACAGAAATCCTGATCTTTTACCAAATATGTCTTTGATTATAAGATACGCTTTGGGCCATTGTGATGGAAAAACTGTAACACCtacaccatatttatttcataaaagaaaaaaaagccctatccctaattatttctgtaatgaagaGAGTATGTGCTCCTTTCTGATTTCAGGACCCAATTGGAAGGTATCTTTAAGTTTCTGGGATTACCTGGACAGCTTCTTATCTCCACGT ATCCTTCAGCTTACCTATGGACCTTTCAGTTCCATCTTCAGTGATGATGAACAATATCCCTATCTCTATCAGATGGCCCCAAAGGACACATCTCTAGCATTGGCAATGGTCTCCTTCATACATTACTTCAACTGGAATTGGATTGGCCTTGTCATCCCAGATGATGATCAAGGAAaccaatttcttttagagttgaagaaacagagtgaaaacaaggaaatttgctttgcctttgtgaaAATGATCTCTGTTGATGATGTTTCATTTCCACAAAATACTGAAATGTACTACAACCAAATTGTGATGTCATCCACAAATGTTATTATCATTTATGGAGAAACATACAATTTCATTGATTTGATCTTCAGAATGTGGGAAcctcccattttacagagaatATGGATCACCACAAAACAATTGAATTTCCCTACCAGGAAAAAAGACATAAGTCATGGCACATTCTATGGATCACTTACTTTTCTACCCCACCATGGTGAGATTTCTGGCTTTAAAAATTTTGTACAGACATGGTTCCATCTCAGAAACACAGATTTATATCTACTAATGCAAGAGTGGAAATATTTTAACTATGTAAGCTCAGCATCCAATTGTAAAATACTGAAGAACAATTCATCTGATGCCTCATTTAATTGGCTAATGGAACAGAAGTTTGACATGACCTTTAGTGAGAATAGTCATAACATATACAATGCTGTGCATGCCATAGCCCATGCCCTCCATGAGATGAATCTGCAACATGCTGATAATCAGGCAATAGACAATGGAAAAGGAGCCAGTTCTCACTGCTTAAAG GTAAACTCCTTTCTAAGAAGGGCCTACTTCACTAATCCTCTTGGGGACAAAGTGTTTATGAAGCAAAGAGTAATAATGCAGGATGAATATGACATTATTCACTTTGGGAATCTCTCACAACACCTTGAGATTAAGATGAAGTTAGGAAAGTTCAGCCCATATTTACCACATGGTCGACACTCTCACTTATATGTAGACATGATTGAGTTggccacaggaagaagaaag ATGCCATCCTCTGTGTGCAGTGCGGAATGTAGTCCTGGATTCAGAagattatggaaggagggaatggcagcctgctgttttgtttgcagcccctgccctgaaaatgaaatttctaatgagacaa ctctggtactttgtgtctttgtgaagcaccatgacactcctattgtgaaggccaataacaGAAGCCTCAGCTACCtattactcatgtcactcatgttctgttttctgtgctcctttttcttcattggcctTCCAAACAGAGCCATTTGTGTCTTACAGCAGATcacatttggaattgtattcactgTGGCTGTTTCCACAGTTCTGGCCAAAACAGTCATTGTggttctggctttcaaagtcacAGACCCAGGAAGAAGATTGAGAAACTTCCTGGTATCAGGGACACCCAACTACATTATTCCTATATGTTCCCTACTCCAATGTGTTCTGTGTGCAATCTGGctagcagtttctcctccctttgttgatattgatgaacaCACTCTCCATGGCCACATCATCATTGTGTGCAACAAGGGCTCAGATACTGCATTCTACTGTATCCTGGGATATTTGGCCTGCATGGCACTTGGAAGcttctctctggctttcttggccaagaatctgcctgacacattcaatgaagccaagttcttgaccttcagcatgctagtgttctgcagtgtctgggtcaccttcctccctgtctaccataGCACCAAGGGCAAACACATGGTTGCTGTGGAGATCTTCTccatcttggcatccagtgcagGGATCCTTGGGTGTATATTTGTACCCaagatttatatcattttaatgcgaccagagagaaattctacccaaaagatcagggaaaaatcatatttctga
- the Vmn2r40 gene encoding vomeronasal 2, receptor 40 precursor encodes MFIFMRVFFLLNITLLMANFIGPRCFWRINLDEIMDEYLGLSCAFILAAVQTPTEKDYFNKTLNFLKTTTNHKYALALVFAMDEINRNPDLLPNMSLIIRYALGHCDGKTVTPTPYLFHKRKKSPIPNYFCNEESMCSFLISGPNWKVSLSFWDYLDSFLSPRILQLTYGPFSSIFSDDEQYPYLYQMAPKDTSLALAMVSFIHYFNWNWIGLVIPDDDQGNQFLLELKKQSENKEICFAFVKMISVDDVSFPQNTEMYYNQIVMSSTNVIIIYGETYNFIDLIFRMWEPPILQRIWITTKQLNFPTRKKDISHGTFYGSLTFLPHHGEISGFKNFVQTWFHLRNTDLYLLMQEWKYFNYVSSASNCKILKNNSSDASFNWLMEQKFDMTFSENSHNIYNAVHAIAHALHEMNLQHADNQAIDNGKGASSHCLKVNSFLRRAYFTNPLGDKVFMKQRVIMQDEYDIIHFGNLSQHLEIKMKLGKFSPYLPHGRHSHLYVDMIELATGRRKMPSSVCSAECSPGFRRLWKEGMAACCFVCSPCPENEISNETNMDQCMNCPEYQYANTEQNKCIQKGVTFLSYEDPLGMALALMAFCFSAFTALVLCVFVKHHDTPIVKANNRSLSYLLLMSLMFCFLCSFFFIGLPNRAICVLQQITFGIVFTVAVSTVLAKTVIVVLAFKVTDPGRRLRNFLVSGTPNYIIPICSLLQCVLCAIWLAVSPPFVDIDEHTLHGHIIIVCNKGSDTAFYCILGYLACMALGSFSLAFLAKNLPDTFNEAKFLTFSMLVFCSVWVTFLPVYHSTKGKHMVAVEIFSILASSAGILGCIFVPKIYIILMRPERNSTQKIREKSYF; translated from the exons aaaaacaactaCAAACCACAAATATGCTTTGGCATTGGTGTTTGCAATGGATGAAATCAACAGAAATCCTGATCTTTTACCAAATATGTCTTTGATTATAAGATACGCTTTGGGCCATTGTGATGGAAAAACTGTAACACCtacaccatatttatttcataaaagaaaaaaaagccctatccctaattatttctgtaatgaagaGAGTATGTGCTCCTTTCTGATTTCAGGACCCAATTGGAAGGTATCTTTAAGTTTCTGGGATTACCTGGACAGCTTCTTATCTCCACGT ATCCTTCAGCTTACCTATGGACCTTTCAGTTCCATCTTCAGTGATGATGAACAATATCCCTATCTCTATCAGATGGCCCCAAAGGACACATCTCTAGCATTGGCAATGGTCTCCTTCATACATTACTTCAACTGGAATTGGATTGGCCTTGTCATCCCAGATGATGATCAAGGAAaccaatttcttttagagttgaagaaacagagtgaaaacaaggaaatttgctttgcctttgtgaaAATGATCTCTGTTGATGATGTTTCATTTCCACAAAATACTGAAATGTACTACAACCAAATTGTGATGTCATCCACAAATGTTATTATCATTTATGGAGAAACATACAATTTCATTGATTTGATCTTCAGAATGTGGGAAcctcccattttacagagaatATGGATCACCACAAAACAATTGAATTTCCCTACCAGGAAAAAAGACATAAGTCATGGCACATTCTATGGATCACTTACTTTTCTACCCCACCATGGTGAGATTTCTGGCTTTAAAAATTTTGTACAGACATGGTTCCATCTCAGAAACACAGATTTATATCTACTAATGCAAGAGTGGAAATATTTTAACTATGTAAGCTCAGCATCCAATTGTAAAATACTGAAGAACAATTCATCTGATGCCTCATTTAATTGGCTAATGGAACAGAAGTTTGACATGACCTTTAGTGAGAATAGTCATAACATATACAATGCTGTGCATGCCATAGCCCATGCCCTCCATGAGATGAATCTGCAACATGCTGATAATCAGGCAATAGACAATGGAAAAGGAGCCAGTTCTCACTGCTTAAAG GTAAACTCCTTTCTAAGAAGGGCCTACTTCACTAATCCTCTTGGGGACAAAGTGTTTATGAAGCAAAGAGTAATAATGCAGGATGAATATGACATTATTCACTTTGGGAATCTCTCACAACACCTTGAGATTAAGATGAAGTTAGGAAAGTTCAGCCCATATTTACCACATGGTCGACACTCTCACTTATATGTAGACATGATTGAGTTggccacaggaagaagaaag ATGCCATCCTCTGTGTGCAGTGCGGAATGTAGTCCTGGATTCAGAagattatggaaggagggaatggcagcctgctgttttgtttgcagcccctgccctgaaaatgaaatttctaatgagacaa aTATGGATCAATGCATGAATTGTCCAGAATACCAATATGCCAACACTGAACAGAACAAATGTATTCAGAAAGGTGTCACCTTTCTAAGCTATGAAGACCCCTTGGGAATGGCACTTGCCTTAATggccttctgtttctctgcattcacagctctggtactttgtgtctttgtgaagcaccatgacactcctattgtgaaggccaataacaGAAGCCTCAGCTACCtattactcatgtcactcatgttctgttttctgtgctcctttttcttcattggcctTCCAAACAGAGCCATTTGTGTCTTACAGCAGATcacatttggaattgtattcactgTGGCTGTTTCCACAGTTCTGGCCAAAACAGTCATTGTggttctggctttcaaagtcacAGACCCAGGAAGAAGATTGAGAAACTTCCTGGTATCAGGGACACCCAACTACATTATTCCTATATGTTCCCTACTCCAATGTGTTCTGTGTGCAATCTGGctagcagtttctcctccctttgttgatattgatgaacaCACTCTCCATGGCCACATCATCATTGTGTGCAACAAGGGCTCAGATACTGCATTCTACTGTATCCTGGGATATTTGGCCTGCATGGCACTTGGAAGcttctctctggctttcttggccaagaatctgcctgacacattcaatgaagccaagttcttgaccttcagcatgctagtgttctgcagtgtctgggtcaccttcctccctgtctaccataGCACCAAGGGCAAACACATGGTTGCTGTGGAGATCTTCTccatcttggcatccagtgcagGGATCCTTGGGTGTATATTTGTACCCaagatttatatcattttaatgcgaccagagagaaattctacccaaaagatcagggaaaaatcatatttctga